Within Diabrotica virgifera virgifera chromosome 7, PGI_DIABVI_V3a, the genomic segment ttaaaatttagtttgacattcactaagcgtcaaactcaaataatgtaaataacctatgctttgcttaacaaattcagattaaaaaactagcctacttactagcaacgatttcagctggacgtgtagtgtgtcggcagaaaataaaaggattgtgacgtcacattttagactttgaggtcgattatctcgaagacggttagagatatcgaaatgccgttttcagatttggattcagaagacaaaactacatattaGGCTTAAAATCGCACAAAAATTAGCACAAATCGATGTAAGTAAATTACGAAacccactcgtacgaaaacaccTGACAGATGAAATCAATAATTGATTAatgaatgttaaaaaaaattctacaaaatactgaaacgaatataaaatagttattaataaagacagaaatagataagTACAAGTAAAAAAGAAATTATGACACCAACCAAATCCAAAAAGAAACAATTCATAACAGAAGAAATTCTAGATTTAATGTAAGAAAAACTTAAACAAAACtaagataatcagatgtacagaaaaatggaaaaactaataaaatacaaaattaagcAAGAGACAGAAGAATGGATAAAATGACGATGTGCAAAAATAGAAGAATAACAGACATGATAGTTCCAACatacaaataaattaaaaaaagagatggacagaatacattaATGAGTTGTTCAAGATAGATGCTTTAACATCTTTTGTCTATCTACTCCACCAAACGCCTGTTTAAAATCGATATATAAGTTGTAAAGTGGTATGTTACATTCAACAcatttttcatttataactcttaaCATTTGATTTGTTAAGTTAAAagatttgttatgttatacagatatttacaaagttataaccaattttgtatgaaaatcgtaacaagttcaactccctgtataaataaaaataagcacaacagcaatggtttactcatgccatatttttttatttattgtcaaaattttcaataattattgacattgctaattttctaatgtactattgaaaagtaccattaccctactttaatttttatataacattccctatgtccaaatttattagttttctagatattttcatttttcagagcaaattattttagttgtctaaatttatctaaattttaagtaagccatgactgaattgacaattgacgattacattatcaatctggtaatcaatgtaacaatgtagcaaataaagaaataaaaataatttattagtaccTAATACGCtagagctcgtacgtagaggggatatttacaaattcgcgagcgccagtagtggcaagccTGTAAatctttaccggaaatttgacataaatgtcaaagtgattaatttaaaattaaaattaaaaacattaattataaaaaatattagttggtcaaagctgtggtatatatttttatcttaaatatacttacgttttaaatactgaatttaagtttttttaatgttccgtaatatgtaactataaattaatctattaatcttagcgccatctacacgatacttgtgaaagtatccgaagtaagaaattcatattttatcaacaGAACGtcaaaaatcgattacaatttaattacttttttgcgttgtaaatattaagcgataacaattaaataataaatttaaaaattaccggtgaaagttgaattagtagtccgctaggaacgacaccagcgaagctcagagcgtataaattttacaaaaaaaacccaaACACAAattacaacattttgtgaagacaattaaacactacttttgtatgtaaaagtaacaatgtaacaaatcaagaacgaaaaataatttatcagtaatacattttgcaaaaaaacatgtttgaaaaaattagaagctacttttaataaaatatttttaatatttaattacataaggtgttcaaaattacctcctaacacatttatgaacgactaaaaacgatcattgaatgagctacttactctacgaatcatttctatttttcatctcatcccttgttgttggaggtattttataaacttcattattaacgtaaccccaaaaagatcagtccagtttattaaattctaaaaagtccacaaggaaaaagttttcctgtagttcgCTGTATACcatgtacctaatacaaaaaacagtaaatcctttataaaaggtatatttaaaatccctaaaaagggctacatcacaatcagaactagttttcgactggtttaccagtcattaTCAGTGCcgacgtgaagtttacatgctaaccaccaagatataattttacaaaaatatgtgggtcaaagccctataTACATGGTCTGTCAGGAAACATCGGTTAAAGATGCCAATTAAAacaaggatgttaaaaatattttaccattatgccctaggtaacatctgagctgtagtGTAACTTATTACATGGTGGAAGTCAGGTAGCAAGTAGTGGAAGTCATCATTCTACCTGACTTCCACCATGTAATCAAGTCACactacagctcagatgttacctagggcacaATGGTAAAATATTTCTAACATCCATGTTTTAATTGGCATctttaaccgatgtttccttaacggaccacgtatatagggctttgacccacatatttttgtaaacttatatcttggtggttagcatgtaaacttcacgtaagcactgatgatgactggtaaaccagtcgaaaactagttctgattgtgatgtagcccattttagggattttaaatataccttttataaaggatttactgtttttttttattaaattctggtgatttgggtagccacgctactggtctattgaaaaatgaaaatatctcgaaaactaataaatttcgacatagggaatattatctaaaaataaaagtacggtaatggttcttttcaatagtgatataaaatacagggtgttccatttaaaattactgagaaaataatgtacttgcgttttgactcaccctgtatttgatataaagaaaattagcaaaatcaatcattcttgaaaattttgacaatacgtaaaaaatatggcattaataaaccattgctgttttgcttatttttatttatacagggagttgaacttgttccgattttcatataaaattggttataactttgtaaataccctgtataacataacaaacctttatatttttgtgatggagaagttaacaggattttgaatataaaataaaatatagggtgttccatttaaaaaaacataagtttgatctgccactgtattatcgaacactctgtaacattttatctaattttgtaatgtaaagctcaaaggtggctaaaatttttgttattaacttttattgctatctattattaTAGCGCATCTATttagctttaccccactaatcaatcaccctgtatagttgaCCTCTTTGGTCTGAAACCACATTGGTTTCACCAATAATTTCTTCCGAAAACGATTCCAGGCAGTTGTATATAATTCCTGGTAACATCTTGTAGACAAAATTTAAAACTGTTAGGCCCCTACAATTTTCGCCAATTCGTTTGTCTCCCCCCTTGTACATAGGAAATATGATTTGATTCTTACTTTCCAATCCTCTGGGATGACTTCTAGTGTCCATATGCGGTACATTAGTTTGTGGATACGCTTCCATAACACATGTCCACCACTTTTTCTCAGTTCTGCAGTTATTCCATATGTTCCAGTTGCTTtattttttagatgtttttttcaATGGTTTCCCAGTTTCTTCCAATGTTGGTTACTCAACTATTTGTTCTGCTATATGGTGAATTATTTCTTCATCTTGGTTTTGTTCTTTTTCTGGGTTTAAGAGCTCTTAAAAACACTCCTTCCACCTTTTCATTAGTTCCTCTTTCTCATTATACCCTGTTACCAACACCAATTAAGTACATTATGAGTAATACTGCTCATCGTCTATAATAAGAGGAAGAAAATTCGTTAAAGCagcacataactgaactatcactgatGTTTGGGGCAGATAAAAATTTGGAATTTGCTGTAATATATTGTAACACTTTATTCTTCGAATCGCCCTCTCTACAGGGATCATAAGTTTCGGTATTTCTGTTTCATACACCTGTGCCTCTGTAAGCTGCATACGGAAAGGGGGAATATGTAAGTCTACCCCCTTAGGCAATAAATCTTTAAGTAACAAGAAATCTTTATCAGCAACAATAACATCACCATAGCCCATTTGGTCTAGGATGCCACAGTGTTCAACAATGCCACGGTTAGAAGCGGGTCCAGCATATGCACTGCTGACATATGTGACGACACCATTCGGTGCTACTCCTACAAGAACTTTCCAGGTGTTACAATCTTTAAAAGAACTGTCCGTTAATTGTTGTTGTTGCGAATTGGTAGGAGTTTCTGTGTGCACTTCtatacaatctaaaattattCTACAATTTCTACATGATAAAAAGACAGTTGGAAGGCTTATTTGATTTTTTGCTCTGCTGGGTATCTTGTCCATAAGatgtttaaataaaatttcatGCAATGCATATATCCATGTCATCAAAGTATTGGTGACAGTGGCTGTACTGCAATTAAACCTTATCGCCAAATCTTCATGTGGTAAATTTAACCTTAATTTCATTAGTGTCATTAGCATTTGGTCAATTTTGGGTAAACTAGTTACTTGCCATTTTTCGTAATAATTTAACTCAAAACTATTCATAAGGTCAAATACTACTAAGTATAGAGCACTGGACGTTATTCCTGTATACATTTCAACATGAGcatcattatttttaatttgttcaAAACTAAACCGGCATGAAAGATTTTTCAATTTTCCAGTTAGTTGATTTACTTCTTTGAGAAAGTGATTTTCTGCATCTACAGATGCATTACTTTTTTCTGGCAGACATCCAGCCACTTCCTCTGTGTGCATTGATGTGGGTGGACCTGGTTCAGGACTATTTCTTGAAGGTCCAGCCCTTTCATCTACAATATCAATGGAAGATGAAGTTGTCCCTTCATCTAAGGAGGAACGCTCAAAAATTGTAGGTCTATTTTTCCTATCTTGGTCCACAAAATGACAACTACAAACTAAAGAGTCTTGAGATGGTTCTTCATTTTCTCTTCTAAAACAGAccaaaataaaagttaattaattaaaattaattttagccCAAGTAACATACAAATACTTCTGGAAATACCACAAGCTACTTAAAGATAAAAACCTGagcaagaaaacaaagacaaagatatatagagcgacaattagaccagtcatcacctatggagcagaaacaatgtgccttacaaaaaaagatgaagaaaaactgagaataatagaaagaaaaattatgaggaGAATACATGGTCCAATTAAAACAGATCAAGGAGAAATACGAATTCTGATGAATCAcgaaataagaaatctaatgGAAGGAGAATACATAGTGAGATTTATTAAAGCACAAAGACTAAAATGGTTTGGTCCACATCCAAAGAAGAGGAGTGGATGAACTAATTAGGCAGATAACAAATTGGACGCCAGTAATAAACAGACCTAGAGGAAGACtgaaaataagatgggaagatcaactgcgagaggatatatccaatatggaaattacaggctggagagaaaaatacagaataggaaagaatggaaacagatcacagagaaagcaaaaaaacacgaaaatctaTAAAGGATAATGAAGAGGGCTTATGCGGACCAATCCACCACATGAAATGGATTTAAAGAGCTCATGAACCTGAGCGACCAATACTCTACTAGAGTGACCggtctatacagggtgtaacaaaaatacaggtcataaattaaatcacatattctgggaccaaaaatagttctattgaacctaacttaccttagtacaaatatgcacacaaaaatagttacagccctttgaagttacacgataaaaatcgattttttctgatatatcgaaaactattacagattttttaatgaaaatagacAAGTGGCATTCTTagggcaggaacattttaaaaataaattatagttaaatttgtgcaccccataaaaactttatgggggttttgttcccttaaacctcccaaacttttttgtatgttccaattaaattattattgtggtacccttagttaaacacaatgtttttaaaacttttttgcctcttaatattttttcgataaaccagttttaatcgagatgcggcttcttttttaatatgtttacataaaaattttatgggggttctatacctttaaaccctccaaatgtttgtgtacgttccaattaaactattattgcggtaccattagttaaacagggtgttttttaaacttttttgcctcttagtatttttcggatgaggcaccttttatcgagatgtggcttcttttctaatatggttcaaaatatacctcaaactgtaatttataaaaaaaatcatattattaccaggtctctacaatcgtacgtaacagtatacaaatatgtggtggatttgacaattattcaaaatatctcgataaaaactagcttttccaaaaagtactaagaggcaaaaaacttttaaaaatattgtgtttaactaagacgtacaaaaaagtttggggggggggggggggtttaagggaacaaaacccccataaaatttttatggggtgcacaaattcaactataatttatttttaaaatgttcctgccataagaatgccacttgtCTATAAACTATATTAGagattaaaaaatctctaatagttttcgatatatcagaaaaaatcgatttttatcgtgtaacttcaaagggctgtaactttttttgtgtgcatatttgtagtaaggtaagttaggttcaatcgaactatttttggtcccagaatatgtgatttaatttatgacctgtatttttgttacaccctgtatatataacaTACCACAataattgttattaaattttaaatttttcacaaTCATGACAGATAtagtaggaaaaataaaagattacCCATGAGCGATCATATGATTACCCATGAGCGACATCTTTTCTATGTTAAAGAAAATAATGAACTAGTACCACTACTATAAGAACAGCTTAtttaattattacatgtacttgcgttggccaattttttttggtgacacggtgacagaaaaatacagcgtgttttatttgtttgttcataggtaatctttcatttttcctactgtactagTACATAATATAAATCTGAAAAGACAATCACAGAAAATCTGaaatgagaattattaacaactgGTTGATCTACAAAATGGGCAATTACCAACTGGTTGAATAGACTGGCTTCCACAAAGGattatagtacatcagaccatctgctgataACGAGAACATTGATAGCAAAGCAAATGAAAAGCCATTTAATACTAGATGTGAGTCATATAACAagctacagtaaaacctgccatatccggatcaatgtggcgacagaccgatcctgatatgaaaaaatccggatatctaGACCACTTATTTTATaatctctgaaacgttttctccttcatacattccagtaatcaacgccatcaataactttcgtcgat encodes:
- the LOC114342190 gene encoding uncharacterized protein LOC114342190 codes for the protein MVMCFAPSCKHDSEQKMCKFFVFPAELSERQKWINLIRRENEEPSQDSLVCSCHFVDQDRKNRPTIFERSSLDEGTTSSSIDIVDERAGPSRNSPEPGPPTSMHTEEVAGCLPEKSNASVDAENHFLKEVNQLTGKLKNLSCRFSFEQIKNNDAHVEMYTGITSSALYLVVFDLMNSFELNYYEKWQVTSLPKIDQMLMTLMKLRLNLPHEDLAIRFNCSTATVTNTLMTWIYALHEILFKHLMDKIPSRAKNQISLPTVFLSCRNCRIILDCIEVHTETPTNSQQQQLTDSSFKDCNTWKVLVGVAPNGVVTYVSSAYAGPASNRGIVEHCGILDQMGYGDVIVADKDFLLLKDLLPKGVDLHIPPFRMQLTEAQVYETEIPKLMIPVERAIRRIKCYNILQQIPNFYLPQTSVIVQLCAALTNFLPLIIDDEQYYS